Proteins encoded in a region of the Onthophagus taurus isolate NC chromosome 10, IU_Otau_3.0, whole genome shotgun sequence genome:
- the LOC111421533 gene encoding transmembrane reductase CYB561D2-like — translation MNFDQKVKQNEQPPLDCLEDLMAHVTTAIRIINLGLSIYIIYLCFPVPEDGLSLTTWHVLLYTIGWTFLMVEGIFFVPKENICTSRLSQPTRVLIHWLVLVVATGFIIAGFTVIVVQAADRGSDHFSTNHGLPGAVATILAYVCCINGIPAVFAGKLRKIIKPNINKLFHALVGIAAVLSGAVATVTGFYTGWFRNRSTPTMQNVCYVVLVIITCWLLLKPVINSLVRIKSFCSS, via the exons atgaatttcgatcAAAAAGTTAAACAAAATGAGCAACCTCCTCTTGATTGTCTTGAAGATCTTATGGCTCATGTAACAACGGCGATTCGGATTATAAATTTGGGGTTGtctatttatattatttatttgtgttttCCCGTTCCTGAAGATGGATTAAGTTTAACAACTTGGCATGTGCTTTTATATACAATTGGG tGGACATTTTTAATGGTGgaaggaatattttttgtaccaaaagaaaatatttgtacaAGCCGACTTTCTCAACCAACAAGAGTATTAATTCATTGGTTGGTTTTGGTGGTTGCAACAGGATTTATAATCGCAGGATTTACCGTGATTGTTGTGCAAGCTGCTGATAGGGGTAGTGATCATTTTAGTACTAACCACGGTTTACCGGGGGCGGTAGCTACAATTTTAGCTTATGTTTGTTGCATAAATGGAATTCCTGCTGTTTTCGCAGGAAAGCTTCGCAAAATCATCAAGCCGAATATAAACAAGCTGTTCCATGCTTTGGTTGGAATCGCAGCTGTGTTAAGCGGAGCTGTTGCCACTGTAACTGGTTTTTATACGGGGTGGTTCAGAAATAGATCGACTCCGACGATGCAAAACGTTTGTTATGTCGTTTTAGTCATAATTACGTGTTGGTTGTTGTTAAAGCCTGTTATTAATTCTTTGGTtagaataaaaagtttttgttcttcataa